One window of the Conexibacter sp. SYSU D00693 genome contains the following:
- a CDS encoding LuxR C-terminal-related transcriptional regulator, with translation MVETATLREELAAAMARLPPWPPADDAGTPSGGAEGGVELELRRRLDTLAAVHEALARLRRVRTVEGLIARAPQEVCGACGFDRCVVYQVRGPELIAESFHVDGDPATAERLLAFSRRFPLQLRDQVLEREMVRRRIPMTVQDVMDNPRTFKPLAEVYDTHSYVAAPILPEGRVIGFVHADHRHKPRRVDEVDRDALWAFAEGLGLAIERNRLAERLQAQGEELQRLLRRAQAVVSDYREAGVELVSHGDEPSAAMRTAEALLGGPTPELEEGPVASLSPREREVLALLAGGASNAQIAERLFIADETAKSHVKHVLRKLGAANRVEAAAFWLRAQQDGL, from the coding sequence GTGGTCGAGACCGCGACGCTGCGCGAGGAGCTCGCCGCCGCGATGGCGCGCCTGCCCCCGTGGCCGCCCGCCGACGACGCCGGCACGCCGTCCGGCGGCGCCGAGGGCGGCGTCGAGCTCGAGCTGCGCCGGCGCCTGGACACGCTCGCGGCGGTGCACGAGGCGCTGGCCCGGCTGCGCCGGGTGCGCACGGTCGAGGGGCTGATCGCCCGCGCTCCGCAGGAGGTCTGCGGCGCCTGCGGCTTCGACCGCTGCGTCGTCTACCAGGTGCGCGGTCCCGAGCTCATCGCCGAGAGCTTCCACGTCGACGGCGACCCCGCGACCGCCGAGCGCCTGCTGGCCTTCTCGCGGCGCTTCCCGCTCCAGCTGCGCGACCAGGTGCTCGAGCGCGAGATGGTCCGCCGGCGCATCCCGATGACCGTGCAAGACGTGATGGACAACCCGCGGACGTTCAAGCCGCTGGCCGAGGTCTACGACACGCACTCCTACGTCGCCGCGCCGATCCTCCCCGAGGGCCGCGTCATCGGCTTCGTGCACGCCGACCACCGCCACAAGCCGCGGCGGGTGGACGAGGTCGACCGCGACGCGCTGTGGGCGTTCGCCGAGGGCCTGGGCCTGGCCATCGAGCGCAACCGCCTCGCCGAGCGGCTGCAGGCCCAGGGCGAGGAGCTCCAGCGGCTGCTGCGCCGCGCGCAGGCGGTCGTCAGCGACTACCGCGAGGCGGGGGTCGAGCTCGTCTCCCACGGCGACGAGCCCAGCGCCGCGATGCGCACCGCCGAGGCGCTGCTCGGCGGCCCGACGCCGGAGCTCGAGGAGGGGCCCGTGGCGTCGCTGTCCCCGCGTGAGCGCGAGGTGCTCGCCCTGCTGGCCGGCGGTGCGTCGAACGCCCAGATCGCCGAGCGGCTCTTCATCGCCGACGAGACGGCCAAGAGCCACGTCAAGCACGTCCTGCGCAAGCTCGGCGCGGCCAACCGCGTCGAGGCCGCGGCGTTCTGGCTGCGCGCCCAGCAGGACGGCCTCTAG
- a CDS encoding carbon-nitrogen hydrolase family protein encodes MTRVVAIQPRLRLGEVEHNLRRVEDLVRQAAREHQPDAVFLPEAMTSPNAYGPQMHHVARPLLGAPLEVLRRLAREHGCLVGGGFLAVRGDEVRGTYALCEPDGAIHLHDKDLPSFWENAYSSPGVPGDDGVAQTALGPIGLACGWEWGRTRTVERLRGRVRLLGGGMHFLSYPSWPLTRPWFARDEELLVQYARELPGRVARMLGVPVAQPSHVGELDMATPMAPGVRWRTRMLGETQVCDADGLPLARMAYADGEGYVAAEVELAEPAPRDPAPRTFWNASFPLSAHLVWHVGNAHGRAQRALRARLGRNAWRPGPDLPAHVPAAQAPPLTDDPAHERAAMV; translated from the coding sequence CGAGCACCAGCCGGACGCGGTCTTCCTGCCCGAGGCGATGACCTCCCCCAACGCCTACGGCCCGCAGATGCACCACGTCGCCCGGCCGCTGCTCGGCGCGCCGCTGGAGGTCCTGCGCCGCCTGGCCCGCGAGCACGGCTGCCTCGTCGGCGGCGGCTTCCTGGCGGTGCGTGGCGACGAGGTCCGCGGGACCTACGCGCTGTGCGAGCCCGACGGCGCGATCCACCTGCACGACAAGGACCTGCCGTCGTTCTGGGAGAACGCGTACTCGAGCCCCGGCGTGCCCGGCGACGACGGGGTCGCGCAGACCGCGCTCGGGCCGATCGGCCTGGCGTGCGGCTGGGAGTGGGGCAGGACCCGGACCGTCGAGCGCCTGCGCGGCCGCGTCCGCCTGCTCGGCGGCGGGATGCACTTCCTCTCGTACCCGAGCTGGCCGCTCACGCGGCCGTGGTTCGCCCGCGACGAGGAGCTCCTCGTGCAGTACGCGCGAGAGCTGCCGGGGCGCGTCGCGCGGATGCTCGGCGTGCCCGTCGCCCAGCCCTCGCACGTCGGGGAGCTCGACATGGCCACGCCGATGGCGCCGGGGGTTCGGTGGCGCACGCGGATGCTCGGCGAGACGCAGGTCTGCGACGCCGACGGCCTGCCGCTGGCGCGGATGGCCTACGCCGACGGCGAGGGCTACGTCGCCGCCGAGGTCGAGCTGGCCGAGCCGGCGCCGCGAGACCCCGCGCCGCGGACGTTCTGGAACGCCTCGTTCCCGCTGAGCGCGCACCTCGTCTGGCACGTGGGCAACGCGCACGGCAGGGCGCAGCGGGCGCTGCGCGCGCGGCTCGGCCGCAACGCCTGGCGGCCGGGGCCGGACCTGCCGGCCCACGTCCCCGCCGCGCAGGCCCCGCCGCTCACCGACGACCCGGCCCACGAGCGCGCGGCGATGGTCTAG